The Janthinobacterium lividum genome has a window encoding:
- a CDS encoding molybdopterin-binding protein, with protein sequence MAIGLIIIGDEILSGKRTDQHFPKVVSMLKARGLQLNWAEYVGDEPARLVALLKRSFASGDIVFSFGGIGATPDDHTRQAAADALGLPLVLHPQGKLNIQQRITEMGEEAGVPADLHSPENLHRLKMAEFVEGAELIPNPYNKIAGFAVREHYFVPGFPVMSWPMIEWVLDTHYAHLFNQVPHAEHALLVYETAESLLTPLMVRLEAEFPLIKVFSLPSVGDAQTRRHIELGVKGEPAQAAAAFAQMCAALDTLQAEYTTI encoded by the coding sequence ATGGCTATCGGATTGATCATCATCGGCGACGAAATACTGTCGGGCAAGCGCACGGACCAGCATTTCCCGAAAGTAGTGAGCATGCTCAAGGCGCGCGGCTTGCAGCTGAACTGGGCGGAATACGTGGGCGACGAACCGGCCCGCCTGGTCGCGTTGCTCAAGCGCAGCTTTGCCAGCGGCGACATCGTTTTCAGCTTTGGCGGCATCGGGGCCACGCCGGACGACCATACGCGCCAGGCGGCAGCCGATGCACTGGGCTTGCCGCTGGTGCTGCATCCGCAGGGCAAGCTCAATATCCAGCAGCGCATCACGGAAATGGGCGAAGAGGCGGGCGTGCCGGCGGACTTGCACTCGCCGGAAAACCTGCACCGCCTGAAAATGGCGGAATTTGTCGAAGGCGCCGAGCTGATTCCGAATCCGTACAACAAGATTGCCGGCTTTGCCGTGCGCGAGCATTATTTCGTGCCGGGCTTTCCCGTCATGTCCTGGCCCATGATCGAATGGGTGCTCGACACGCATTATGCGCACCTGTTCAACCAGGTGCCGCATGCGGAACATGCCTTGCTCGTGTATGAAACGGCTGAGTCCCTGTTGACGCCGCTGATGGTGCGCCTGGAAGCGGAGTTTCCGCTGATCAAGGTGTTCAGCCTGCCCAGCGTGGGCGATGCGCAGACGCGCCGGCATATCGAACTGGGCGTCAAGGGCGAGCCTGCGCAAGCGGCGGCCGCCTTTGCGCAGATGTGCGCCGCGCTCGATACTCTGCAGGCGGAATACACCACCATCTGA
- a CDS encoding EI24 domain-containing protein, translating to MRNVLNSYGRALLSQLHGRILLLSVAPFILSLILWGGLLYVGLQPLIDSLHALFTQYDFFRTSGQVLSTFGLGVLKAVIVPLIAMFMLLPLMILTALIFMGLFAMPAIGRHIGGRHFPQLEKKHGGSLLGSVGTSLATFLLFILVWVIMLPLYAFPPAALAGQAVLWGWLTYRVMAYDAMADYASVEERHAIMRTQRWPLLAIGMVSGAAGAVPGMLWMGGVMSVVFFPFLAAFAIWLYVLIFIFTGLWFQYYCLEALSRLRGVRGMTDVAPADA from the coding sequence ATGCGTAATGTGCTGAATTCGTATGGCCGTGCCCTGCTGTCGCAATTGCATGGCAGGATACTGCTGCTGAGCGTCGCGCCGTTCATTCTGTCGCTGATCCTGTGGGGCGGACTGCTGTATGTGGGCTTGCAGCCGCTGATCGACAGCCTGCATGCGCTGTTCACGCAGTACGATTTCTTCCGCACCAGCGGGCAGGTGCTGTCTACTTTCGGCCTGGGCGTGCTGAAGGCCGTGATCGTGCCCCTGATCGCCATGTTCATGTTGCTGCCGTTGATGATCTTGACGGCGCTGATCTTCATGGGCCTGTTCGCCATGCCGGCCATCGGCCGCCACATTGGCGGGCGGCACTTTCCGCAGCTGGAAAAGAAACATGGCGGCAGCCTGCTTGGCAGCGTTGGCACCTCGCTGGCCACGTTCTTGCTGTTCATCCTCGTCTGGGTCATCATGCTGCCCCTGTACGCGTTTCCGCCGGCCGCGCTGGCGGGGCAAGCCGTGCTGTGGGGCTGGCTGACGTACCGCGTGATGGCGTACGACGCCATGGCCGATTACGCCAGCGTGGAAGAGCGCCACGCCATCATGCGCACGCAGCGCTGGCCCCTGCTGGCCATCGGCATGGTGTCCGGCGCGGCCGGCGCCGTGCCGGGCATGCTGTGGATGGGCGGCGTGATGTCGGTGGTGTTCTTCCCCTTCCTGGCGGCGTTCGCCATCTGGCTGTATGTACTGATCTTTATCTTTACGGGTCTGTGGTTCCAGTATTACTGCCTGGAAGCACTGTCGCGTTTGCGGGGCGTACGCGGCATGACCGACGTGGCGCCGGCGGACGCCTGA